The genomic DNA AGACCGAACAGGTAATGCGCTTCGATCACCTCAAATCCTTTATTCATGAGTGTCGCAGAATCTATCGTGATTTTTCTGCCCATTTTCCACCTCGGATGATTCAATGCCTGCTCAGGGGTGATGTTTTTCATCGTCTGAGCACTTTTCCCGACAAAAGGCCCCCCGGAAGCAGTCAGAATAATTCTTCTGACGTCAGCCTTCCTGTGTCCCTCAATGCACTGAAAGATTGCACTGTGTTCACTGTCAACAGGAAGAATCCTTGAGCCGCACCTTCTGGCCTCCTGCATCATGATTCTGCCTGCCATCACCAGTGCTTCTTTGTTTGCAAGTCCGACAGTCCTGCCGGAACGTATGGCGGCCAGTGTCGGCATCAGCCCTGCAGACCCCACAATTGCAGAAAGCACAAAGTCCGAATGTCTGTAGGAAGCAGCCTTAGCAATACCGTCCTGTCCCGACAGGATTCTGGGCGATAGGGATCTCTTTCCCGCTGCCCTCTTTTCAAGTGCACGTGCAGCTCCGGCATCAGCGACCGCCACAATATCAGGGGAAAAAGATCTTATCTGCCTCTCAAGCAGAGTGATATTCTTCCCTGCCGTTAAAACAGCTATCCTGAACTTGTCCCTGTTTCTTGCAACGATATCAAGGGCGTTTCTGCCTATCGAACCTGTCGAGCCAAGAATTGTCAATCGTTTCATAGATTACCTGATCACCGCGGTGATCTTCAGTGCCCAGTAAAGCGCAGGTCCGACAAACAGGGCACCGTCAATCTTGTCGAGAATGCCTCCGTGACCCGGGATCAGTGAGCCTGAGTCCTTCACCCCTGCATCCCGCTTAAACATTGATTCGATGAGATCTCCGACAATCGAGAGACCGCCGATCATTATGCCAATTGATACTGCGAGGGTCATATCGATGTCCAGCAGGAGGGCTTCCAGCAGAAGGGCTCCTGCAGCTCCTCCTGCGACAGACCCGACTGCCCCTGCGACTGTTTTATTCGGGCTGACTTCCCGGTAAAGCTTTCTTTTTCCGAACCCTTTTCCAAGATAGTATGCCATTGAGTCGGAAGCCCATACCGTTGCATACAGGAAAATAATCCATTCAGGACCCGTTTTTCTTATCATAACCTGAAACGACAGCAGTGCAGAAATATAGAGAAGCCCGATAACCGGCACCGAAATATCAGAAAGTGATGAAACAGGATCTTTTTTGAAAAGAAGCCGGATTATCATTACCGCCATTATCGAGAACAATATTGCATCCGTGAGAAGTTCCTGGAGAAAATACGAAACTGCAATGATAGCGAATCCGAAAAAAAGACAGGTGTGCCGTAATATGCCGGACAAGCGGTACATCGAATAAAATTCAGAAAGGGCTATCAGAGATACTGTCATGAGCAGCAGCAGAAAAAACCCCGGTGGGAGGTACATGATATAGAGATACATTGCAGGGAGAAAAATAGCAGCAACAATAAGCCTTTTAAGGTGCATCTGCCCTCACTGGAATGGAACCAAACCTCCGCTCCCTGCGCTGATAAGCCTGTATAGCGAGTAAAAACTCATCCTTTGAGAAATCAGGCCAGAGTGTATCGGTGAAATAGAACTCCGAGTATGCAGCCTGCCAGAGCAGGAAATTGCTGATACGCATTTCACCGCTTGTTCTGATAATAAGATCCGGTGCCGGGATGCCCGCGGTATCAAGGTATGCACTGAACACCTCCTCTGTCAGCTCTTCAGGATTCATCCCTGCAGCAAGCAGTTTCCTCGCTGCCCGGAGAATCTCGCTCCTTCCGCTGTAACTCAGGGCGGTAATAAGTGTCATCCCCTTATTCGATGACGTTTTTTGTTCTGCGTCATGTATGATGCGCTGGATGTTTTCCGGAAGCCTTTCAGTTTCACCTATCGTCCTGAATACTATGTTGTTTTTTATCAATCCGTCGAGTTCCTTCTGCAGATAGACTTCAAGCAGTTTCATCAATGTCTTGACTTCCGAGGAAGGCCTTTTCCAGTTCTCAGTCGAAAAGGCATACAGAGTCAATGCCCTAAGCCCGAGTTCATTGGCAAATTCTATAACTTCC from Nitrospirota bacterium includes the following:
- a CDS encoding 1-deoxy-D-xylulose-5-phosphate reductoisomerase, with the translated sequence MKRLTILGSTGSIGRNALDIVARNRDKFRIAVLTAGKNITLLERQIRSFSPDIVAVADAGAARALEKRAAGKRSLSPRILSGQDGIAKAASYRHSDFVLSAIVGSAGLMPTLAAIRSGRTVGLANKEALVMAGRIMMQEARRCGSRILPVDSEHSAIFQCIEGHRKADVRRIILTASGGPFVGKSAQTMKNITPEQALNHPRWKMGRKITIDSATLMNKGFEVIEAHYLFGLPPEMIDVLVHPESIVHSIVEFSDRACIAQMSVPDMKGPIAYAMMYPQRLSDVMRGLSLDNLASLTFRKPENKSFPCLSYAFKALKHGGTMPCVMNAANEIAVHSFLRGSLRFTAIPVVIRKTMDCHDVMPDTELDTILDADRWARKKAEEVIERCHSYRQ
- a CDS encoding phosphatidate cytidylyltransferase; translation: MHLKRLIVAAIFLPAMYLYIMYLPPGFFLLLLMTVSLIALSEFYSMYRLSGILRHTCLFFGFAIIAVSYFLQELLTDAILFSIMAVMIIRLLFKKDPVSSLSDISVPVIGLLYISALLSFQVMIRKTGPEWIIFLYATVWASDSMAYYLGKGFGKRKLYREVSPNKTVAGAVGSVAGGAAGALLLEALLLDIDMTLAVSIGIMIGGLSIVGDLIESMFKRDAGVKDSGSLIPGHGGILDKIDGALFVGPALYWALKITAVIR
- a CDS encoding isoprenyl transferase, encoding MFLSGRIPRHVGIIMDGNGRWAESRGLPRIEGHRRGVERSKEVIEFANELGLRALTLYAFSTENWKRPSSEVKTLMKLLEVYLQKELDGLIKNNIVFRTIGETERLPENIQRIIHDAEQKTSSNKGMTLITALSYSGRSEILRAARKLLAAGMNPEELTEEVFSAYLDTAGIPAPDLIIRTSGEMRISNFLLWQAAYSEFYFTDTLWPDFSKDEFLLAIQAYQRRERRFGSIPVRADAP